A single genomic interval of Gossypium raimondii isolate GPD5lz chromosome 11, ASM2569854v1, whole genome shotgun sequence harbors:
- the LOC105803982 gene encoding metal transporter Nramp3: MLPHSNMPREDNQLPLLSDQDVAYESGEKVHILGINEPDEEGSSVVPPFSWKKLWLFTGPGFLMSIAFLDPGNLEGDLQAGAIAGYSLLWLLMWATAMGLLVQLLSARLGVATGRHLAELCREEYPTWVSMVLWVMAELALIGADIQEVIGSAIAIKILSNGILPLWAGVVVTASDCFILLFLENYGVRKLEAFFAVLIATMAVSFAWMFGETKPTGTELLLGVLIPKLSSKTIKQAVGVVGCIIMPHNVFLHSALVQSREIDYSKKGRVQEALNYYSIESTVALIISFTINLFVMTVFAKAFYGTEIASSIGLVNAGQYLQEKYGGGLFPILYIWSIGLLAAGQSSTITGTYAGQFIMGGFLNLRMKKWLRALITRSCAIIPTIVVALVFDTSEAALDVLNEWLNVLQSIQIPFALLPLLCLVSKEQIMGTFKIGPALKIVAWLVAALVIVINGYLLLDFFSSEVTGVIFTTVVCAFTGAYLAFIVYLVYLGFTLSVRRHKLPAKLAQGME, encoded by the exons ATGCTGCCGCACTCGAACATGCCACGGGAAGACAACCAGCTTCCATTACTATCTGACCAGGATGTTGCGTACGAGTCCGGCGAAAAAGTTCACATCCTCGGAATCAATGAACCGGACGAGGAAGGGTCATCGGTTGTCCCACCTTTTTCCTGGAAAAAGCTATGGCTTTTCACTGGACCTGGTTTTTTAATGTCAATCGCGTTTCTGGATCCTGGGAATTTAGAAGGGGACCTTCAAGCCGGAGCAATAGCCGGTTACTCCTTGCTGTGGCTGTTGATGTGGGCTACGGCTATGGGGTTGCTGGTTCAACTTTTGTCGGCTCGGCTTGGTGTGGCGACGGGAAGACACTTGGCTGAGCTGTGTAGAGAAGAGTATCCGACTTGGGTTAGCATGGTTCTGTGGGTAATGGCAGAGCTGGCTCTGATTGGAGCCGATATACAAGAAGTTATTGGCAGTGCCATTGCTATTAAGATTTTGAGTAACGGTATTTTGCCTTTGTGGGCTGGCGTTGTTGTTACAGCTTCTGATTg TTTTATCTTGTTGTTTCTTGAAAATTATGGGGTTAGGAAGCTGGAAGCATTTTTTGCAGTCCTTATTGCAACTATGGCAGTCTCATTTGCTTGGATGTTTGGTGAAACAAAACCCACTGGCACTGAACTTCTTCTTG GTGTTTTGATTCCGAAACTCAGCTCCAAAACCATCAAGCAGGCTGTGGGAGTCGTTGGCTGCATTATTATGCCTCACAACGTATTCTTGCACTCTGCCCTTGTGCAATCAAGAGAAATTGATTACAGCAAGAAGGGTCGGGTGCAAGAAGCTCTCAATTATTACTCAATAGAGTCCACTGTTGCACTTATAATTTCCTTTACAATCAATCTTTTCGTTATGACTGTATTTGCCAAGGCATTCTATGGTACAGAAATAGCCAGTAGTATCGGCCTCGTGAATGCAGGGCAATATCTTCAAGAAAAATACGGAGGTGGATTATTcccaattttatatatatggagTATTGGGTTGTTAGCAGCAGGACAAAGTAGCACTATCACCGGCACTTATGCTGGCCAGTTTATCATGGGAGGTTTCCTGAACCTGAGAATGAAAAAATGGCTAAGAGCATTAATCACAAGGAGTTGTGCAATTATTCCTACAATTGTAGTTGCTCTTGTTTTCGATACTTCTGAAGCAGCACTAGATGTCTTAAATGAATGGCTTAATGTGCTTCAGTCAATTCAAATCCCTTTTGCTCTTCTCCCACTACTTTGTCTGGTATCCAAGGAGCAAATCATGGGTACCTTCAAAATTGGCCCTGCACTCAAG ATAGTTGCATGGCTTGTGGCAGCGCTGGTGATAGTGATCAATGGGTACCTTTTACTTGATTTCTTCTCCTCCGAAGTCACTGGCGTAATCTTTACCACCGTAGTCTGTGCATTTACAGGAGCTTATCTTGCATTTATTGTTTACCTTGTTTATTTGGGATTTACTTTATCTGTTCGGCGCCATAAGTTACCCGCTAAACTGGCACAAGGCATGGAGTGA